ATGCTACAACATAAAAATTGTTACTTGCTGAAAAAACATCTTAGTCCAAAATTCTGGCTTAAAACTTgagaatttgaagtttttggagaagaaaaatgcaaCACGCCTCTATGCTTTGAGTTTTTTGTGCTGCTTTATCTCCTGAATTACTCCATCTGCAAGTGAAGTAGCATCAACATTCTTCCCAAAGAACTTCACAAATTGCATATTTGGATCCATCAAGTACCTGCAATTTTATGGTTAGtgaaataatactttttcatcCCACATGATAATTCATGTGAAATTACGATGATAGACAATACAATGCCAGGAAATGATGATGCCTCATTTCAAATATCCGCAAAAAACTGACAGCCATCGCCATTTATTCGCTTCACCTACCATCTTGAATTCCCCATACCTGGATATCCCAAGGTGCAAATTCCATACTAGATCTCAATACTCTACCTAAAATATACAGAATTACTCATGTTTCACACAGCTTATTTATCTATACCATGGAGAATAACAGGTGTCTATAAAATCATCCTTATAAACCTCTTGACATTAACTATTATTGAAAAAGCAGACAATGCGGAAATGACAAACTTAAAATCTTTGAATGCCTCTTTGGTCAAGAGAAGTTGTAAGAAACTCGAAAGATTTTTATGTCACTGaaaatcaaaccaaatcaGAGACCCTTGGCATATAACAGTCAGTCACACAACACTAGTAAGTAAGATAGCAAGAAGTTATGAGTTGGGACTACACTCTTATTAATCTTGGCATCAGTCAAGTCATGAAGGATTATACGTACATGACTATAGAGTGATCGACAAGATAGTCTGAACCTTCTTCTTCTGTCTTCATATAGTATACACGATAAGCACGTGCTGCATTCTTGATTTCATCAGGGGAACCAGTGAGGCCAATTAACTTTGGGTGGAATTCTGCACAGTCAAATGCAATTACAGTTAGTTCAGTTGGCATGATAATATTTCACTTGATCTCATGTCACAATTTACCTTTGACATATTCACGAACTTGTTCAACTGTATCTCTTTCTGGATCAACTGAAATGAAGACTGGCACTACTTCCAATCCAGAATTTTCTTCTGAAATTGTAGAAAGTAAGGAAATTAGTATGCTACATAAAAATAGCAATGATGACAATACAAGAACGAACTACAGGAGTACAGAACAAAGTCCACCCTAAATGATAATTACCACCTAACCATCACAACCAGGggatggaaagaaaagaagaaaaaggaaagtagTTGTTAACCAGATAAAGCTTTACTCAGTTAACTCacttattttatcaattgcTGATGCAAGCTTTTGTAGCTCGTCCGGGCATATATCAGGGCAGTGGGTGAATCCAAAATAGATTAAATTCCATTTTCCCAAAAAGTCCTTATCCGTCACGGATTTCCCATTATGGTCAATGAGGTTAAATGGACCTCCAATAGCTGCCTTTCCAACAGAAGGTCCCTGTCTTACTGCATTTGAAGCATTATTTATCCCTGCAGAACGTGATGCATATCACAGTAAACAAAAAGCTTCAATACCAATCACATATCACAAACTACACCTGTAAACTGTagacatacaaaaaaaaaaaaggagagaaacCGGGAATAAGAGAAAGGTatgacataaaataattattttctccttGAGATTAATCAGAGGAAGCATGTATTGACTAGTTCCAAAAGGTTAACAAGAATGTgccaattttgatttttgtcatttctttGAATAAAAGCctagaaaagtgtaattaaacTAGCAAAGTATATTTAGCGATATTATGTGTTCTCATACTATAAACAACAAAGAAAGCAGATGCGACCTATTCTTCCACTTCAAACAACTGCTTTAGTTTACTCAGAAGTGAACGGATGGAGAAGACAATAATATGTGGAGCTATGGAATCTGGTTCTCAGACATCCATagcattaattattacaatatatatatatatatatacatgacaCACAACTCACCATAGTTATCTAACCTTCAATATGCCGCTTCTTTTCCCTGTCGTAGTAGAACACCAATCCACCTCCGGTGCaaagaagcaaaaagaaaCTCATCCATGAAACAGGCTACCACCAAAAAGGAGAAATTGtctttttgtcaaaaaatcaatacataaCTTAATCGGAAAAGCTATTCTTTTagctttatataaatttcacaaGCTAATAGATGCatgaataattgaaataaagctattaaaaaaaggaaaaaaattacccCTCCTCGGACAGGCTTCCCTTGCTGAGAAGCACCCTCTGATCCACCGGAATTATCCCCTCCATTCCTACTTCCGGAATTACCCTCCCCCGACACACTAGACGGCGCGGCGTCTACATTTGAGCTTGACGCTGGCTTGACGCTAGGACTAGTGGCATTGGAGCAAAAAAAACGATGATTCATCGAAAAAGCACGCAACAATCTGTATTGATCGTCGACGACAATTTCCGGCGACATTGAAGTAAGTGTTGAACTCCCGAGTATTTTTGCAGGAAGACTGCGAAATTTAGAGGAATTCAATTGAGAATTGAAGGAATAGTAAATATGACACAGGCGTAAGTTTCGCAGGAACGTAGAAGCCATCGTCGATTGTgaaatttcttctttctgAGGTTTTGGATTCCGTTCTCTAAAACCCTAATGTTGGAGGGGGTTATGTCGTGAGATCAGATGTACTCTGAATCGGAGCAAACTCAATCAAATTATACCCGCATACAGAAATCcaggaattaaaaaaataagatgacGCGTCCAGTTATAATTGTTAGAGTACGAGCAACTAGTGAGCGTTGaatgatttaataatattattgaattgcGTATTGAATATTATAACACTACATTACCGGAAATATCTTTATCTTGTTTAATTGAAAATCGAATTATATGAAATCTCCAATAAATAGTTGATTGTTtgattaatacataaaaacaTACACAAATACAAAAAGGAAAGTCTATCAACAACGAGAATCCTAAATTAAACATTTGAGAAGTTAGGAATCAACCAAGACTCCTTTTAGAGACTATATGCCACGCTGAAGAGGAAATTGAAACAAGAGTGTACTCCCATCTTCAACGAACAAGACAAAATCGAAGCTAACTAGCAACCGAGCTACATAGCTTAGTTTGCTGCTTCACACTCTATTTGGTTGTCTGAACGCTCATCCAGACACCATACATTCTGGAGGTGCTTATATCTTATGTGATTGCATTCCTCGAATGATTATGAACTTGAGagatatatcataaatttaactTTTGCAGGTAAAGCTCAGATTCTGAACAGAAAGAACAAGGAATGACAATAGAACAGGAAGAACCGAGGACCGAAGATAAGAGACAGTCAGAAGGTCTATTCACGACATTAGCAATCATTACACCCCAGCCACCAAATTAAGTGGCTGGCAACTCTCTCtgttaattacattattgTTGAGCTACATAATTGGGCACCACATTATTGTTGAGTACAAAATTTCAATCCAACACCCATCTTCCAAGCAAATTCAGCAGAGCTTCAGCTATCGTCCGTATCAAGCATAGTACTGTACAACTACTCCCATGCCAGTAAATCAGCAACTAGCATCACTGGTTCTTAAATGACTGCAAACATGTAACGGTgccttaattaaaaatttgccAAATGAACCAAAACATAGCGGACATGCAGATAACAACTCTGTGATATTCCAAAAACCAACCTCAAAATTCTTAGACACATCCTTCATTTGCTCAGCTagttctttcttcttctgagCAGCTGCATTAAGCATGAACATGAATTTGACAATAAGGCATCAACAGGATAACCAAATGATGGAATCAAAAGCACACAATTAACATGAAAACATGCAAATACCAATATCAGAAAATTCCTCCATCTTCTTTGATGTCCTCACAGCAAACCTCTGGAATCTAGGACTGCGGCAATGTCAAATATCATATatcaaaacaattaattattcgCTCATAAGATAATACCAATAGAAGAAAAGATCAGTATTCAACTACCACTCATTCTCTATTTTCTGGTGGTAGTCTCTATATGGTAAAAAGAGAACTATAGCATGCAAAATGAAGTAATCATCTATAACACACAGAACACTTTAGCCAGCCAAAAAGACAGAAACTGCTATGTGTacatattatctccaaaatttGACAAGttaaaataagagtaaaagaTGGAGGAAGAGGAATCTTTTGATCTCTTGAATTTATGGCATTGCTTGGATTAACTCGGTAGCGCACTCAAGTCAGTATCTATTGCtcaatttagaaatattacatTCTTCATCATATCATTTACTCCATAAGGATTGAAGTAATAGTATTGCATAGGAAGCATCATGTGCTCAGCAAGGAAACAGTATAATAAACTTGGACTTAGGAAGACGCATCAAAATTTCCCAGTAccataatcaaattatatctctATCCACGGAATTACAGTTTCAACAGTGTTCATACATATATGAACAAAGAGGAACATATTCCACCTAAcctcaaattgaaaacaacaaaactGACAAATGGAAGGATTGAGGATCAAATCAAGGGAGGAATAATCCCAGCCCTCTAATGCTATAAAGGAAAGAGCATTTCACAGTCCACAGTGACATACTACAGTAGCTCCAGAagacacaaaaataaatatacacaaaCCCTGCTGACTCCAACTAGTTTTTCTGATTTATAGATTTCATATAAAGCTTGAAAACAGAGCATGCAAACCTCAGACAATGAGGTTGCTATTGTAAATACTGCGTCCATCCGACATCATTACAAGTCTACAAAGTCATCCTATAATTACAAAAGCAGAATACAAACATATTTGAACAAGACCAAGAATGGGCCAGTCTTTTTACTGTCAAAGTCTAAGGTTTCTTCTCCAACGTATTCAATAGaacacagaaaataaataaatgcgCGCACAGTCCACGAAAACCACAGACAAAATTAATCAGGTAAATTACAGCTATTACAACAATAGCATAActgaacaaaaaaaagaaaagtcaagCTTCAGGCAATAGGAAACAGACGCTTACAGCGACATACTAATAGTGAAAGAAACGAATGAATTATAGGACAAGCCTCAGACcgataaaatttacaaaaagataGCGGGATCATATCCGCAATCATTACAAGCCTACGAAAGTCATCATCGGCAACTCCCCCCCACCCCCGCCGCATACACGCAATTCAACATACCGCATCGATTAGCAGCTTCAGATTCATTGttatgaagaaatataattacaaaggGAAAAGATCGACATAAACAGCAATGGAAACCATTaactcaaaatcaaattacctGTTCGCAAGTCCATTCACAATAAGCTCATTAGCCACATAAGATATCACTCTGTGAATGAAATTTCCACCTCCGGCCATTCTTCAAACAAAGGAAGAAATGAAAGGTTACACTCAACAAGGataaataaagaggaaaatatTGTATTGAGATCCGATTTCTTTTACCTGAAAAGCGACCAAAACCCTAGTTCTGGATTCTTCGATGGCGGCAGACCGAGTTGAGGTCGACGCTTGACGTATGTTGTATTTCGTGTTTCCAGAAACGGGGAACTCTCTCAATTGAATGGGGTGGGCTGGTGGGCCGGTTTTGTCCATACACATTTGGGCTCTGGAGTGGAAACTACTTGGACCTAAACTGGGCCATTTATTAATGGAATGAGGTGGGCCAATTTTTTCCATAAAGGATTGGGCTTTCTGAAGTTGGTCCTAACTCCCAACTGGTCCGCATAATAAacaaactaaattatttagtaggcaatcaaataataataagtatcTCCAAGTAAATATgctctacaaaaaaaaaatgaattttaattaatattatttacaacaaTCAAAGCGAACACTTTTATGACtacaatcaaacaaaattatcgCGGAAACTTTTATGGTCActgttaaataatatttgtcatgttgATATTCACAGTCAAAATAcctatcatgatttttaatagtaattaatgTTTCAATCATATTTATAGAAACATCGGCTAATAATCACTGTGCAACCACAATTAATTggtatttatcataattttttatatataatgatgatagttaactataaaaaaaaaaaagtattgttTTGTTGGTGGAGCTGACTAACATTTATTACCATTATagctcaaatttatttttataaagtagCAAGGTTCGAGTAACAGAAAAGAGATTATCATACTGGGGCTTACTAGCAGCAAAATACAGAGTTTCCCTTGAAATGCATTTTCCTTTTGATGGAATTGACTGCTGCAGTAGTATCTTGTACAAAGATTTTCTCTGAGAATCAATAGGCAGTAGAAACAAGTTGAAAATGAACATGTTTTTACACTCAATTCTTTCATACCAAACGAGCCCTCAAGAGAAAGGAACATGAATCACAACTTAGAAATGTACTTCTTTATTGTATTAACTACACAATCgctatacaaaaatttaaatgtaaacGGAGGACAAAGCAGGAAACATATATGACAAAACCATGCATCATTGACATCTTGTTGCTCAAGTGATACATAGGAAAGGCATTAACAATCATTcagttttcttttgatttttctgctaCAACAAATGTGCATAAAGTATTCTATTCCAGGTATCAGGAACTCCTGGCAAACACCAGTGTATGCAATCTGCGTAGTGCAATGGATCGGCCTTTTGTTCGTCCGTCAGCAGTTTGCCACCCAACTCTGTGTAGATCGACGAGTGAGCATCAATTCTGTATTCTGATAGTTGAGTGATGTTTATCAACGTCACAGGGACCTTCATTCTTTCCACGACACCGGCCACCACGCCCATCATCCGCTTGTCTGAGCCGCTCCCCCAGTGTCGTTTCTTGGTGATTGGCTTCGTTTCATTGAAGCATTTTATCCCTTTCTCATTGCCCCAATCTGCGCTTCTGAACATGAAAAAGATTAAGGCATAAAGATCAGAACAAATACTCATTCGTCACCTTTTAAGATCAGGTCAGAATCTTGACATAGATGTTTATGGACTTTAGGGAATTAAGAAACTGACCTCTGGTGTGTAGGAGACATTGTAGTGAAGAACACTCGTGTTTTGTTGGGATTAACGTTAGAATCCACCCAATTTGCCCATGTTTTGAGTCCTATAGTGTAAGAAACAGGCGCGTCCAGCTCTTCATATCCTTCATCTCCATTTGCAAATGAACCCCATCTGCAGTTTATTAGAAATGTGTGACTTCTTCAAGTGCTTAATGTAGTTACTTAGTAGACAAATCAACAGAAAGATGTATTTACAGTGACTTGATCTTTAGCCCACTCATCCACCAAACGTAAGTATTGAAGACAAGGATATCCACCCCTATCCAGTGTTTGGCATGCTTGGCAACTGAATCAACTTTCAGAATTCTCTTCTTTGGGTCTGCTATTATATGAAGATCGGAATTGGACTCGACTAGGAACGGAGCCCAGTAGAACTCAATTGTGGCATTGTGTTCCTAAagaattaagagaaaaaaaaaaaagtaagttTGTGAGTTTGCAGCAATAAAAGTTGGTACACTCAATACTTTAAGCAACAGTGACGTAAATGGACCTTGGCTTTGAAGACACTATGTGCACGGCCTCGTTTCATGGATTTCTGTCCTTGTGGTATTACAGACTCAACGAGGCAGACAAAGGATTGCCATTGTCCTCTTTGCAGTGAATCCCCTACAAACATTAGCCTCTTCCCTTGAAGTCTTTGCAGTGCCTTTTTAGGATCAAACCTGGACTAGAAAATCATTGCAGAAAGTAAGTCATAACTCAAGAAACTTCAACAACTAGTTAGTACAGAGAATAGTGCACAATTCATTTGATGACAGCTTTTGAACAATGAACTAATTAACTGACCTAGGCAATATGCAATCGTCGGGCCTCCATTCCCAGTGCAGGTAGTCAGTGTCCAGCTTTCCATTCTTAACACAAGAAACCTGCCTGTCCAGATACGGGCAACTCCTGTCTGTATACAAAGGGGTAATGGAACGATTAAACACCCATTTTC
This Sesamum indicum cultivar Zhongzhi No. 13 linkage group LG5, S_indicum_v1.0, whole genome shotgun sequence DNA region includes the following protein-coding sequences:
- the LOC105161529 gene encoding protein SCO1 homolog 1, mitochondrial; translation: MASTFLRNLRLCHIYYSFNSQLNSSKFRSLPAKILGSSTLTSMSPEIVVDDQYRLLRAFSMNHRFFCSNATSPSVKPASSSNVDAAPSSVSGEGNSGSRNGGDNSGGSEGASQQGKPVRGGPVSWMSFFLLLCTGGGLVFYYDREKKRHIEGINNASNAVRQGPSVGKAAIGGPFNLIDHNGKSVTDKDFLGKWNLIYFGFTHCPDICPDELQKLASAIDKIKENSGLEVVPVFISVDPERDTVEQVREYVKEFHPKLIGLTGSPDEIKNAARAYRVYYMKTEEEGSDYLVDHSIVMYLMDPNMQFVKFFGKNVDATSLADGVIQEIKQHKKLKA
- the LOC105161530 gene encoding uncharacterized protein LOC105161530 produces the protein MAGGGNFIHRVISYVANELIVNGLANSPRFQRFAVRTSKKMEEFSDIAAQKKKELAEQMKDVSKNFESFKNQ
- the LOC105161531 gene encoding protein trichome birefringence-like 3, whose product is MGTSRPPRGKVSLSIITIIICALAFVALLYTQRISSLSSSAIFRFKPCAAKRIAAKKSVIDNRNVGALDDAADDRFVFDPEECSLVHGKWVFNRSITPLYTDRSCPYLDRQVSCVKNGKLDTDYLHWEWRPDDCILPRFDPKKALQRLQGKRLMFVGDSLQRGQWQSFVCLVESVIPQGQKSMKRGRAHSVFKAKEHNATIEFYWAPFLVESNSDLHIIADPKKRILKVDSVAKHAKHWIGVDILVFNTYVWWMSGLKIKSLWGSFANGDEGYEELDAPVSYTIGLKTWANWVDSNVNPNKTRVFFTTMSPTHQRSADWGNEKGIKCFNETKPITKKRHWGSGSDKRMMGVVAGVVERMKVPVTLINITQLSEYRIDAHSSIYTELGGKLLTDEQKADPLHYADCIHWCLPGVPDTWNRILYAHLL